The window CCATACTTCCATGACCTCAAAATCTCTCAAAATAAGTACCAACACAGCATGACATAAATccaacattaaaaataaaaagacactAACTTAAGTTCTTTTTCAAAAGCATCATAAAAACCATAACTAATCCAAAGGAACTTCAACATCACCATTAGCAATCTCTTCTTGCAAATCTTTAGGATCTTTTCCATCAACGGTACATCCAACACTAACACATGTTCCCAAAATCTCCTTAACTGTCCCTGCAAGTTCCTTAGCCATAGATCTTGGTCTCATCACTTTAGCTATCTCAATGACGTCATCAAAGCTAATATTCCCAGAATGCTTAATATTCTTCACTTTTTTTCTATCTCTTTCTGGCTCTTTCAATGCTTTGATAACCAAAGCTGCTGCTGATGGCACGACAGAAACTTTTGCTTGTCGGTTTTGGACTGTTAGTTTGACTGTGACACGTAAGCCTTTCCAGTCTTTAGCGGTTTCTTTTGCAATGTCTTCACCGATTTTCTTTGGAGAGAGACCCAATGGACCGATTTTGGGAGCTAGAGAACTTGCGGCGCCAACTTCTCCGCCGGTGACACGGACGTAGACGTCGACGACCTGAGATGGGTCGAACTTTGGAGGCATGGCGGCGGCTAGGATAGGGTTTCTGTGAAAGTGTGTTTTTGTGaggagatgaaaatgaaaatgggttagggttttttttaagttcGTATTTATAATATTTGGTTGCTTTGGGCTTGTGATGGATTTGGGGTTAAATATGGGCTTTAATTAGGTGTAGTTTTTGCGGTCCAATAAATGATTTAGTTACACCCAAATTTAGAGAAGATGTTGTGTATCGAAGTATCGAACAACTAGGGGCGTTCATGGTTCAAGAACCAGACTGAAAACCGAAATGTTGCAATTTGTAAGACCAAGAACCGGACATGATGATACGGTTCGGTCCATGTTCGGGTATCATTCGGTTTTCGAGTTCACAAGTTTGGACTGAGACCGAGATTTTGACAATATTCACCATGATTTCTTGATCAGTGCATACAAACCAAATACCAATATTTAACAATTGTAAActagtaatatatatttgttatattaaTAGATATCTCGATCtattaatcaattaatcatGTACTGATGTACAAGTGAATATATATGCGATGTATCATATCGAATCTTTGGAGACAATCAGTCAATCATAAACTCATAATgtaaacgagcatggtacccgcgcaacgcggcggcggtggtgtagaagacggtctagtggtggcggtgatggtacTGTTGgtagtggtgtaggttgatgtaattgtgatagtgaaaagttttagaagataagggtttaaagtgttaagtattaaaataagggtttatggtgtaaattaattaattaagggcaaagttggcaatttataaaacactttccatagtgggtttttattaaggggCAATTTGGTAAATTCCCCTGTGACATttgagtaactatttctaaaaatggaaAGGGtgataatctttatataggagTATAGGTATGTAATAGTTAATAGGAATATAGGATACTAATTAAGATATAAATCAGCAGTTGCTCTATTGCCTTAATAGCGAGTGGACATCACTGTCTTGCAATGAAGTTTGGGCCTTGGGAGACCAAGGTTCGAATCCGAGCAAGCAAGGTTTTTCCCCAATTTAACGTCATGCCTTTTATAGCGGCTAAATTTGTGTGGTTTTCCCTCCCCTGTGGTCCctgacttcgtggatcggtcgctagtgaCTGTCTTCCTAATTAGATGTAACGACTAGCTTTGCCATGAcacgaacgttaaaaaaaaaaaaatcagcagTTGCTGCCCACTAGGGTTGTTGATGAATTCGAAAATGATGAATGATgattatttggaaaaaaaaagttatgtacATTGTATATTACgtgttttgatttgatttgaagagAATTATCtgctaaaaaaaaagtcatatgTTCTATTTGTAGT is drawn from Erigeron canadensis isolate Cc75 chromosome 9, C_canadensis_v1, whole genome shotgun sequence and contains these coding sequences:
- the LOC122581744 gene encoding 60S ribosomal protein L12, translated to MPPKFDPSQVVDVYVRVTGGEVGAASSLAPKIGPLGLSPKKIGEDIAKETAKDWKGLRVTVKLTVQNRQAKVSVVPSAAALVIKALKEPERDRKKVKNIKHSGNISFDDVIEIAKVMRPRSMAKELAGTVKEILGTCVSVGCTVDGKDPKDLQEEIANGDVEVPLD